The Elgaria multicarinata webbii isolate HBS135686 ecotype San Diego chromosome 11, rElgMul1.1.pri, whole genome shotgun sequence genome segment CATGAAAATAATCTTTATTTGGAATGCAAGCATGTAGCATATAACAAATATTCAGATGTTTCAAATAATGCAGGGCAGACCCACAGGGGATTTGCTTATCTATTGAAGTCAATGTTTTTCACCTGGAGAATCAGCTAGAATGCTGCACATTTCTCATTTCCTCTCTGATTAGTACCAGAACTAGCTCCTCCTGGCCTGatcaaaaacaactttaaaaacctgGAGGATTTTCAAAAGTTGTTTGTGATATGATTATATgagttggggggaaaggagaggaaaaagttaaaaataaatgatgGCCAGAATCCAAAGATGAGTGGACCCAGTTCTGAACTTCCACAAATATTTTTgatcactcccccctcccatgcctcaTGGTAACTGGTATTTAATAGAGCACTCTTTAATACATATTTTGTGATACAGTATGAAAAAAGCAAATGAGAGtaacataaattattattattattattattattattattattattgatgatgatgatgatgtatgccACTTGGAGGAGGCTTCTGGcctgaaagatggccaagaaatataataataataataataataataataataataataataataataatattttgataATAAACTATGCATTTGCAAACAACTGACAAACCTGTCTTCTAAGTGCCTTCTTTACTTCTTTGTTTCTCAAGCTGTAGACAAGCGGATTTATCATGGGAGTAAGGACAGCATAAAAGACGGAGAAGACTTTATTGAGGTCTTTCAGTGTATCAGTAGTTGGGAAAATATAGACCATAGTTATTGTGCCATAGAAAATAGTAACCACAATAAGGTGAGAGGAACACGTAGAAAAGGCCTTTTGTTGGCCACTGGTTGAAGAGATTTTAAGGATGGCAGTGATAATGCAACCATATGATATTAGGGTTAGCAAAAATGGAGGGATGGTGAATACAGAAGAAACAAGAAAAATGAGAATCCTCAAAAGATGTGTGTCACTGCAAGACAATTCTATGAGTGGAAAGACATCACAAAAGAAATGATTGATTTCATTGGGACCACAAAAAGTTAACCTGGACACTAATATTATTGTTACAGATATAGCCAAAAACCCACTGAGGAAGGAGCCACCAACTAACAGCACACAGAATTTACCATTCATACGGCTTGCATAATGCAAGGGCCGGCATATAGCTAAGTACCGATCATAGGACATCACAGATAAAAGATAGCATTCAG includes the following:
- the LOC134405327 gene encoding olfactory receptor 5AP2-like, encoding MQFLHSTDLENQTNVTEFILIGFRNLQELQPLLFLLFLFIYMVTLAGNILIVMLVIADKHLHTPMYFFLGNFSCLETCYSSTILPKTLVNLLTGNRSIPFHLCFVQHYFFASLGATECYLLSVMSYDRYLAICRPLHYASRMNGKFCVLLVGGSFLSGFLAISVTIILVSRLTFCGPNEINHFFCDVFPLIELSCSDTHLLRILIFLVSSVFTIPPFLLTLISYGCIITAILKISSTSGQQKAFSTCSSHLIVVTIFYGTITMVYIFPTTDTLKDLNKVFSVFYAVLTPMINPLVYSLRNKEVKKALRRQVCQLFANA